One Fulvia fulva chromosome 8, complete sequence DNA window includes the following coding sequences:
- a CDS encoding Tyrosinase, with protein sequence MKFFSGVLLASLTFTAAYIPVPRRDVSQSQNANPPQRKDITTMGKEEFSLYILAMQQWQKAQPSEIGGYFQVCGIHGAPHQYWDDSGSYQANTRQGNKGGGYCFHGTKDFYLWHRPYIALYEQQLKAIATNIANNWYSPQRATYQAAANTLRLPYWDWAKSGTVPSQIANSQITIVSQSTGQSQTIANPLFSHTTTGSLGNGISVGRNGGRTTYRSGTYVKDMSSQFSGLRRGVALLFNTPNVCWNVFATYDSSERSSCGASSVNSLEGVHNTVHNTICGTMCNLDASAFDPIFWLHHANVDRIGALWQALNPNTRQPTTRSSSGNFVWDSGSQRGDTFSYMPFRTQNTGTAWWTPAMSYDVRMSGYTYPEIADRPSVSTLQSRLNNIYGNGRSQQAVSTNAKRDDEFLALEERQASANLITPPSQAALAPFRASLINVNGSYSEYSAEVTIRKSVAPGESFNLHLFFGDVDVSRIANSDYLDASNRVGGISVSQASSTNGANAAHGVVPITDALLNTLIAGGIKDLKPSTVRQYVRAKFVWRLVTASGKDIGGTKARGNGLAIRVRRTVVTPDGGAQAVPVVAAPEALVDTTDNTKAAPLPAGVAASSVSSAAPASTGTSSVSSSAAASSTATADDAESTA encoded by the exons ATGAAGTTCTTTTCAGGAGTCCTCCTGGCCTCTTTGACCTTTACCGCTGCGTACATCCCAGTTCCTAGACGAGATGTCAGCCAGAGCCAAAATGCAAACCCACCGCAGAGGAAGGACATTACGACCATGGGCAAGGAGGAGTTCAGCCTGTATATCCTTGCGATGCAGCAATGGCAGAAGGCTCAACCTTCAGAGATCGGTGGCTACTTCCAG GTCTGTGGTATCCACGGCGCACCTCATCAATACTGGGATGATTCTGGCAGCTACCAAGCGAACACTCGGCAGGGTAACAAGGGTGGAGGCTACT GTTTTCACGGCACAAAGGACTTCTACTTATGGCACAGACCGTACATCGCGCTATACGAGCAGCAGCTGAAGGCCATCGCCACAAATATCGCCAACAACTGGTACTCACCGCAGAGAGCGACTTACCAGGCCGCCGCGAACACGCTGAGGCTGCCTTACTGGGACTGGGCAAAGTCAGGTACCGTACCTTCGCAAATCGCCAACTCCCAAATCACCATCGTTAGCCAAAGCACCGGCCAATCACAAACCATTGCAAACCCTCTCTTTTCCCATACCACGACTGGATCTCTAGGCAACGGCATTAGCGTAGGACGAAATGGCGGGAGGACAACCTACCGATCCGGGACGTACGTGAAAGACATGAGCAGCCAGTTCTCTGGCCTGAGGCGAGGCGTTGCTCTTCTGTTCAACACGCCGAATGTGTGCTGGAACGTATTTGCAACCTACGATTCCAGTGAAAGATCCAGCTGTGGCGCATCATCGGTCAACAGTCTGGAAGGTGTCCACAACACGGTCCACAACACGATTTGCGGGACGATGTGCAACTTAGACGCCTCTGCGTTCG ATCCAATCTTCTGGCTCCACCACGCCAACGTCGATAGAATCGGCGCACTGTGGCAGGCCCTGAATCCAAACACTCGTCAACCGACCACGAGGTCCAGCAGTGGCAATTTCGTCTGGGATTCGGGCTCCCAGCGCGGTGATACTTTCTCGTACATGCCATTCCGCACACAAAACACCGGTACTGCTTGGTGGACGCCTGCCATGTCCTACGACGTTCGCATGTCGGGCTATACATACCCAGAGATCGCAGATCGACCAAGCGTGTCAACTCTGCAGAGCCGCCTGAACAACATTTACGGCAACGGTCGTAGTCAACAGGCTGTCAGCACCAACGCAAAGCGTGACGATGAGTTCCTCGCGTTGGAGGAACGCCAGGCTTCAGCGAACTTGATCACGCCACCCTCGCAAGCTGCCTTGGCTCCATTCCGAGCTTCGTTGATCAACGTCAACGGAAGCTACTCTGAGTACAGCGCTGAAGTCACGATTCGGAA GTCCGTAGCACCCGGCGAGTCTTTCAACCTTCACCTCTTTTTCGGGGACGTCGACGTGAGCAGGATTGCCAACTCGGACTACCTCGATGCATCAAACCGTGTCGGCGGCATCTCCGTGTCTCAAGCATCTTCGACCAACGGCGCCAACGCTGCACACGGTGTTGTGCCCATTACCGATGCCCTCCTCAACACCCTCATCGCTGGTGGCATTAAGGACCTCAAGCCTTCTACAGTCCGTCAATACGTGCGCGCCAAGTTCGTGTGGAGACTCGTCACTGCGAGTGGCAAGGACATTGGCGGAACTAAGGCACGTGGCAATGGTTTGGCTATCAGAGTCAGACGCACTGTTGTAACGCCAGATGGCGGTGCTCAAGCCGTGCCAGTCGTGGCTGCACCAGAGGCTCTGGTTGACACCACCGATAACACGAAGGCGGCGCCACTGCCTGCTGGTGTGGCGGCCTCCTCGGTTTCTAGCGCAGCTCCAGCTTCGACTGGAACATCCAGTGTGTCTTCGAGTGCGGCGGCGAGTTCGACGGCGACAGCTGATGATGCGGAGTCAACGGCATAA
- a CDS encoding U1 small nuclear ribonucleoprotein, whose protein sequence is MKAKGQAFIVFSSAEEAEIALDSLQGFEIFERPMNVQYAKTRSDATVQKEEGEAGLEQHKKQRIAEKERKQAIEAAEAQAKPAKRAAAESLAERPAKTTKPGPGGANQDEYLPPNKILLLRELPEDYGKEALTAVFQRFPGFKEVRVVPGRKGLAFAEYEDETGAIAAREAMNGVTLGEKNIRVTFQRQ, encoded by the exons ATGAAAGCCAAGGGACAGGCCTTCATTGTCTTCTCCAGCGCCGAAGAGGCCGAGATCGCACTCGACTCCCTGCAAGGCTTCGAGATCTTCGAGCGGCCTATGAACGTGCAGTATGCGAAGACGAGGAGTGATGCGACAGTGCAGAAAGAGGAGGGCGAGGCAGGACTGGAACAGCACAAGAAGCAGAGAATTGCGGAGAAGG AACGCAAGCAAGCCATCGAAGCCGCGGAAGCACAAGCCAAGCCAGCGAAACGCGCCGCAGCAGAGTCGCTCGCCGAGCGGCCTGCAAAGACTACGAAGCCTGGCCCAGGCGGCGCGAACCAGGACGAGTACCTTCCACCCAACAAGATTCTGCTGCTTCGCGAGCTGCCAGAAGACTATGGCAAGGAGGCTCTCACAGCTGTCTTCCAACGCTTCCCTGGCTTCAAGGAAGTGCGTGTTGTGCCTGGTCGCAAGGGTTTGGCTTTCGCCGAGTACGAGGACGAGACTGGTGCTATCGCTGCGAGGGAGGCCATGAATGGCGTGACGCTGGGAGAGAAGAATATTCGTGTCACTTTCCAGAGGCAGTGA
- a CDS encoding MFS-type transporter: MARPILISGPSRLSFYKTSQHQEHGHGMAKATAWAKLLNTLQIKTHYSIKPAGLTWRSNTFFIVSTVAVGLFTDLFLYGLIVPVLPFMLQHRIGLPQEQVQSHVSGLLAAYAAASVLFSPIAGVLADRVSTRQAPFLFGLAALLAATVLLFLGRSVPVLVLARVLQGISAGFVWTIGLALCLETVGPENLGKTIGSIFSFIAVGNLAAPLLGGVLYKKTGYTGVFAIGASILVVDFIMRIMVIEKKTAMKYEVDDPSTVNDLSAARSHDQQNDEQDEESQQQDGSANGEEEPLLGGQKPDDEYYQLPPREKCSKATQLVPILPLLSDPMLLTALMVAFVQAVLLGAFDSTIPTVAGELFGFDSLKAGLLFLPLGAFDLVGGPIFGWCVDRYGTKPVAVLAYAFLVPVLVLLRIPQAGGKEQIIIYAALLSLSGVGLAGVGSPSIVEAGAIVQKYYEVNPDFFGDKGPYAQLYSCSNIAFCLGLAIGPELAGELKQAIGYGNMNMVLAGLCAFTSFLSFIYIGGKPKSRILKRASRNTYLARRRA; encoded by the exons ATGGCCCGGCCAATCCTGATCTCTGGGCCGTCACGCCTGTCCTTCTACAAGACGTCCCAGCACCAGGAGCACGGCCACGGCATGGCCAAAGCAACAGCATGGGCGAAGTTGCTCAACACTCTCCAGATCAAGACGCATTACAGCATCAAACCGGCCGGCCTGACATGGAGATCCAATACCTTCTTCATCGTCAGCACGGTCGCTGTTGGTCTGTTCACCGATCTGTTCTTGTACGGCTTGATTGTGCCGGTACTGCCTTTCATGCTTCAGCACCGGATCGGCTTGCCTCAGGAACAGGTCCAAAGTCATGTTTCGGGACTGCTTGCGGCTTACGCTGCTGCCAGTGTTCTGTTCTCACCGATTGCTGGTGTCCTTGCCGATCGAGTATCCACAAGACAAGCGCCGTTCTTGTTCGGTCTTGCTGCACTGCTGGCGGCGACCGTACTACTGTTCTTGGGAAGAAGCGTTCCTGTGCTTGTACTTGCGAGAGTCTTGCAAGGAATCTCAGCAGGCTTTGTATGGACAATTGGTCTCGCATTGTGCCTGGAAACTGTGGGACCCGAGAATCTTGGAAAGACGATTGGCTCG ATTTTCAGCTTTATCGCGGTCGGCAACCTTGCCGCGCCTCTACTTGGTGGTGTGTTGTACAAAAAGACCGGCTACACTGGTGTGTTTGCCATCGGTGCCTCCATCCTCGTCGTCGACTTCATCATGCGTATTATGGTGATCGAGAAGAAGACTGCCATGAAATACGAAGTCGACGATCCCAGCACAGTGAATGATCTCAGTGCCGCCCGCAGCCATGATCAACAAAACGACGAGCAAGACGAAGAGTCTCAACAGCAAGATGGTTCCGCCAACGGCGAGGAAGAACCACTTCTCGGCGGTCAGAAGCCGGATGATGAGTACTATCAGCTTCCACCACGTGAGAAGTGCTCGAAGGCAACACAACTCGTACCAATCTTGCCACTGCTTTCCGACCCAATGCTTCTCACTGCTTTGATGGTAGCATTCGTGCAGGCAGTCTTGCTGGGCGCCTTCGACAGCACTATCCCGACAGTCGCTGGAGAGCTGTTCGGTTTTGACTCACTGAAAGCAGGACTCCTATTCCTACCACTTGGCGCCTTCGATCTAGTAGGAGGCCCCATCTTCGGCTGGTGCGTAGATCGATACGGCACAAAGCCTGTCGCTGTCCTGGCATACGCCTTCCTCGTACCGGTCCTGGTTTTGTTGAGGATACCACAAGCAGGTGGCAAGGAACAGATTATCATATATGCAGCACTTCTGAGTCTGTCTGGTGTTGGGCTTGCTGGAGTGGGATCGCCGTCCATTGTCGAAGCTGGAGCGATCGTGCAGAAGTACTACGAGGTCAATCCGGACTTCTTTGGAGACAAGGGACCATATGCTCAGTTATACAGCTGCAGTAACATCGCCTTCTGCCTCGGTCTGGCTATCGGGCCTGAGCTGGCTGGCGAGCTGAAACAGGCCATTGGATATGGGAACATGAACATGGTGCTTGCGGGACTTTGCGCTTTCACCAGCTTTCTGTCCTTCATCTACATTGGTGGCAAGCCGAAGTCGAGGATTCTGAAGCGCGCGTCGAGGAACACGTACTTGGCTAGGAGACGGGCGTGA
- a CDS encoding ATPase synthesis protein 25, mitochondrial produces the protein MAVSRTAAKVLTCSGCRPWMLPSFIASIGGPTLQHPPPPRRAFSTQPRRWNEALERLQKEAETAEHALNDINVDFKNGAERQKPAEAGPPPETEHPSPPPSQPQQEAFVPWYLHIDSPMPPRDNAISARQRRPDLPEHPPALLQPLLERISVELGMDDLSLLDLRGIDPPPALGSNLLMIVGTARSDKHLHFSADKLCRWLRTEYKLRPVADGLLGRQELKLKLRRRAKKSRLLSAVGAKQTADTELEEGIRTGWVCVNVGRVEGGDIPKTEEQLAREEKVVGFGTGMTGTNIVVQLLTEEKRGEVELERLWTAVLKKSKKEQDDIRGGGMPEEAASTETDEPHISTSSKEPAQPGLLGRQETLNNLTMAHSPGHQHQVRAYHTSARRLQVSSTQLPVGPSDPPSDVIDPDNITDRDRILIELDSRLEELEDMSEEAALDALGPAFMLEESNPTPFSDNDTTPDLASFYRAMPSCPDRSHWHAYIQLLCHAQRLRHPNVNANNLTAALEQMQLASLVPMEKTYLAVLVALLRDVRRTNASDDAQLTAVFDLLEDMEHHGHDALKPEILELLYHVLVGPPASSGQSVSLQSLVPALGLVRPRKQVQDRDTSGFWRTWHSYPRRMLPRDKGMYTLMFDFIAEDKLQLDFKQAREVIATCLVDMEVEQPQVLFDGGEIKLAMSVLKALRRIDSNGEVRDWDDARSRSEDTLRRALNRT, from the coding sequence ATGGCTGTTTCACGCACGGCAGCAAAGGTATTGACCTGCTCAGGATGTCGTCCATGGATGCTGCCATCGTTCATTGCCAGCATCGGCGGTCCTACCCTACAGCACCCTCCGCCACCAAGACGGGCCTTCTCAACGCAACCACGACGATGGAACGAGGCACTCGAGCGATTGCAGAAGGAAGCCGAGACGGCGGAACATGCCCTGAACGATATCAACGTGGATTTCAAGAATGGAGCAGAACGACAGAAGCCTGCCGAAGCCGGACCTCCTCCAGAAACAGAACACCCATCACCACCACCGTCTCAACCTCAGCAGGAGGCTTTTGTGCCGTGGTATCTGCACATCGACTCGCCTATGCCGCCTCGGGATAATGCTATATCCGCGAGGCAAAGGAGACCGGATCTGCCAGAACATCCACCTGCACTGCTGCAACCACTCCTCGAGCGCATCTCAGTCGAACTCGGCATGGACGATTTGTCACTGCTTGATCTTCGCGGCATCGACCCACCTCCGGCTTTGGGTTCGAATCTGTTGATGATTGTGGGCACTGCTCGATCAGATAAGCATCTGCACTTCTCGGCAGACAAGCTGTGCAGATGGTTGAGAACCGAATACAAATTGAGGCCCGTCGCTGATGGTCTGCTCGGACGACAAGAGCTGAAGTTGAAGCTACGACGAAGAGCCAAGAAGTCGAGGCTGCTATCCGCGGTGGGCGCTAAGCAGACAGCCGATACAGAGCTTGAAGAGGGCATCAGGACCGGCTGGGTCTGCGTCAACGTTGGGAGGGTCGAGGGCGGTGATATCCCCAAGACTGAGGAACAGCTGGCGAGGGAGGAGAAAGTGGTGGGCTTTGGCACTGGCATGACTGGTACGAATATCGTGGTACAGCTCTTGACTGAGGAAAAGCGAGGTGAAGTCGAGCTTGAACGATTGTGGACGGCTGTGCTGAAGAAGTCCAAGAAGGAGCAGGATGACATACGTGGGGGCGGTATGCCAGAGGAGGCTGCTTCTACGGAGACGGACGAGCCACATATTTCAACCTCCTCCAAGGAGCCGGCGCAACCTGGGCTACTGGGCAGGCAAGAGACGCTGAACAACCTCACTATGGCTCATTCGCCTGGCCACCAACACCAAGTTCGAGCATATCATACATCTGCTCGCAGATTGCAGGTGTCTTCCACTCAACTACCTGTAGGTCCAAGCGACCCTCCTTCCGACGTGATCGATCCTGACAACATCACAGACCGCGACAGAATTCTGATTGAGCTCGACTCTCGGCTTGAGGAACTTGAAGACATGTCGGAAGAAGCCGCGCTCGATGCTCTCGGACCTGCATTCATGTTGGAAGAATCCAATCCTACTCCATTCTCAGACAACGACACAACACCAGATCTGGCAAGCTTCTATCGGGCTATGCCGTCCTGCCCCGATCGCTCACATTGGCATGCGTACATTCAACTGCTCTGTCATGCGCAGCGCTTGCGCCATCCGAACGTGAATGCGAACAACCTGACGGCCGCACTCGAGCAGATGCAGCTGGCGAGCTTGGTGCCAATGGAGAAGACCTACCTCGCTGTATTGGTGGCGCTGCTTCGTGATGTACGCCGGACCAATGCCTCCGACGACGCTCAGCTGACGGCTGTCTTCGACTTGTTGGAAGACATGGAGCATCATGGTCACGATGCGCTCAAGCCAGAGATCCTAGAGCTGCTCTACCACGTGCTGGTCGGTCCACCGGCATCAAGCGGTCAGTCAGTATCACTGCAGTCTCTCGTGCCGGCTTTAGGTCTCGTCAGGCCGCGAAAACAGGTCCAAGATCGTGACACGTCAGGATTCTGGCGCACATGGCATAGCTACCCACGACGAATGCTGCCAAGAGACAAGGGCATGTATACTCTCATGTTTGACTTTATCGCCGAGGATAAGCTGCAGCTTGACTTCAAGCAAGCGCGCGAGGTCATTGCTACATGTCTGGTCGATATGGAAGTCGAGCAGCCACAAGTCTTGTTCGATGGTGGCGAGATCAAACTGGCCATGTCCGTGCTGAAAGCACTGCGCCGTATTGATTCCAACGGAGAAGTGAGAGACTGGGACGATGCGAGGAGCCGGAGTGAGGATACATTGCGAAGGGCCCTCAACAGGACGTGA
- a CDS encoding 37S ribosomal protein S5, mitochondrial: protein MSSAQTYRCLSCRLKPTVTQTANNARRSFHSSPANEARKRATRRGAFPKTKSLASHLRPYTAREQQILARRYTPEQMNAIKLGEKAVSAKDMKLQGRFRTDPTRIDYIDDFASARPALDNATPNDAPLKVGANETERSHRMERKGKPPRRQDTEELDPHMLRLSQQTGLDKDQIRKIRVKNLITHRVVNQTRMGKIQSLYFLTIAGNQNGMVGVGEGKAAEDEDGRRQAMMNAIRNMKPIPRYEDRTIYGEVEAKVGASIVRLSSRPPGFGNRCQHLIFELARAAGITDLAARTPRSRNKMNVVKAAFQALTNQRLPDDIARARGRKLVDVRGVYYGGLVH from the exons ATGTCGTCCGCGCAGACATACCGATGCCTATCATGCCGGCTGAAGCCGACCGTCACCCAAACAGCCAACAATGCCCGACGATCATTCCACAGCTCGCCCGCGAACGAGGCACGAAAACGAGCGACCAGACGAGGCGCATTCCCAAAGACCAAATCGCTAGCATCCCATCTCCGGCCATACACAGCACGCGAACAGCAGATCCTGGCCCGGCGATACACCCCGGAACAGATGAACGCCATCAAGCTGGGAGAAAAGGCCGTTTCTGCCAAGGACATGAAGTTGCAAGGTCGCTTCCGCACAGATCCCACCCGAATCGACTACATCGATGACTTTGCAAGTGCGCGACCAGCTCTGGATAACGCGACACCGAACGATGCACCACTCAAAGTTGGCGCCAACGAGACGGAACGCTCACACCGTATGGAGAGGAAGGGCAAGCCACCTAGAAGGCAAGACAcggaagagctagacccgcaTATGCTGCGGCTGTCACAGCAGACCGGCTTAGACAAGGACCAGATCCGCAAGATCAGAGTCAAGAATTTGATCACGCATCGTGTGGTGAATCAAACACGCATGGGCAAGATTCAGTCGTTGTACTTTTTGACGATCGCGGGCAACCAGAATGGCATGGTTGGTGTTGGGGAGGGTAAGGCGGCGGAAGACGAAGATGGAAGGCGGCAGGCTATGATGAATGCTATCAGGAATATGAAGCCGATTCCGAGGTATGAGGATCGGACTATCTATGGAGAGGTTGAGGCGAAGGTTGGAGCCAGTATTGTGAGGCTCAGCTCGAGGCCGCCAG GCTTCGGCAACCGCTGCCAGCATCTCATCTTCGAGCTTGCGCGCGCTGCTGGCATTACCGACCTTGCTGCACGAACACCCCGGTCGCGAAACAAGATGAATGTTGTCAAGGCAGCTTTCCAGGCATTGACGAACCAGCGTCTGCCAGATGACATCGCACGAGCAAGAGGCAGGAAGCTGGTTGATGTAAGAGGTGTATACTATGGCGGACTCGTACACTGA
- a CDS encoding putative exo-1,4-beta-xylosidase, which translates to MSIADIPPLAVNFSAILPTFLNASTTRTLPDCSIPPLSNVAIHDRASFLIAEFTLEEKINRTGFLLGEIPRLGLPSFSLYSPELCRRGSFWNEALHGVANILGAVFAPNSSEPYSSATSFPQPILMAAAFDDSLVHSVASIISTEARAFGNAGRTGLNFFTPNVNPFRDPRWGRGLETPGEDPFHVAEYTKALLKGLEAEEDGVKRVVATCKHLAA; encoded by the exons ATGTCGATCGCAGACATCCCACCACTGGCAGTCAACTTCTCTGCTATTCTGCCGACGTTTCTCAATGCCTCGACTACCAGGACGTTGCCAGACTGCTCGATCCCTCCACTGAGCAATGTTG CCATACATGACAGAGCATCATTTCTCATCGCCGAATTCACTCTGGAAGAGAAAATCAACCGCACCGGCTTCCTCCTAGGCGAGATCCCTCGATTAGGACTGCCAAGTTTCTCACTATACTCCCCCGAACTGTGCAGACGAGGATCG TTCTGGAACGAAGCCCTCCACGGCGTAGCCAACATCCTCGGCGCCGTCTTCGCCCCAAACAGCAGCGAACCCTACAGCTCCGCCACCTCCTTTCCCCAACCAATCCTCATGGCCGCCGCCTTCGACGACTCCCTCGTCCACTCCGTCGCCTCAATAATCAGCACCGAAGCCCGCGCCTTCGGAAACGCTGGTCGTACAGGCCTAAATTTCTTCACCCCCAACGTGAACCCCTTCCGCGACCCCAGGTGGGGACGAGGGTTGGAGACGCCGGGTGAGGATCCCTTTCATGTTGCGGAGTATACGAAAGCGTTGCTGAAGGGGCTAGAGGCTGAGGAAGATGGGGTGAAGAGGGTGGTGGCGACGTGTAAGCATCTTGCGGCGTAG
- a CDS encoding putative exo-1,4-beta-xylosidase produces MRDLAEYYLPPFEACVRDAGLGSVMCSYNALNGVPTCADDWLQNTLLRDHWKWNEPEQYIVSDCFAIDQILVSHNYSDTAEEAAQAALQAGTDLDCGVFYQNFLPGALDQGLVSEAEVDVALKRIYSSLIKVGYFDPTNSHPYQEIAWEDFNTPEARKLARKAATSGMVLLKHDHSTLPLTVPTKRDLRVLLVGEWANATIAMLGGYSGVSPYIHSPLYGLQQVENVLVDSITSLDDPTSAATVAQAHDVIVYVGGIDQSVERETLDRTSLSCNTTQLALISAVSSVGKPTIIVQSGGGQLDDSEFLSNPNISAILWVGYPGQDGGVAIADVLFGNVAPAGRLPVTMYPATYVSLPMTDMGLRPDGEKHLGRTYKWHDGAVLPFGHGLHYTTFEVDASFVPVGSLHISEILHSCENGERPEQAIIGHVHLRVHNIGNTTSDYVALAFLRGDGGPPPWPIKELVGYERLHDLEPGCSGEAGTVVLPITVASLSRWDEEGRRILYPGRYTVAIDTEPELAGVSFEVLGEERVVEVWPERPGRG; encoded by the exons ATGAGGGATTTGGCGGAGTATTATTTACCGCCGTTTGAGGCTTGTGTGAGGGATGCGGGGTTGGGGAGTGTTATGTGCTCGTACA ATGCTCTAAATGGTGTACCGACGTGTGCTGATGACTGGCTGCAGAATACGCTCCTTCGCGATCATTGGAAGTGGAATGAGCCTGAGCAGTATATCGTTTCGGACTGCTTCGCCATCGATCAGATTCTGGTCTCGCACAACTACAGCGACACTGCGGAGGAAGCAGCGCAGGCGGCCCTTCAAGCTGGAACAGACCTCGACTGCGGTGTCTTCTACCAGAATTTCCTACCTGGTGCGCTGGATCAAGGCTTGGTCTCGGAAGCAGAAGTCGACGTCGCGCTCAAGCGGATCTACTCAAGTCTGATCAAGGTTGGATACTTTGACCCAACCAACTCGCACCCTTACCAAGAGATAGCCTGGGAGGATTTCAACACGCCGGAAGCGCGGAAGCTGGCACGCAAAGCCGCCACTTCTGGAATGGTTCTGCTGAAGCATGATCACAGCACTTTACCCTTGACAGTACCTACCAAGCGCGATCTTCGAGTCCTCCTCGTTGGTGAATGGGCCAACGCCACAATCGCAATGCTTGGAGGCTACTCTGGTGTATCTCCATACATCCACTCGCCCCTCTACGGCCTCCAGCAAGTCGAGAACGTCTTGGTCGACAGCATCACGTCCCTTGACGATCCGACCTCCGCCGCCACTGTAGCCCAAGCCCATGACGTGATCGTCTACGTTGGCGGCATAGACCAGTCAGTAGAACGCGAAACCCTCGACCGTACGTCCCTCAGCTGCAACACCACACAACTCGCCTTGATAAGCGCCGTCTCCTCAGTCGGCAAACCCACTATCATTGTCCAGTCAGGAGGTGGTCAGCTCGACGATTCAGAGTTCTTGTCCAATCCCAACATCTCCGCAATCCTCTGGGTCGGATATCCAGGTCAAGATGGCGGCGTTGCGATTGCAGACGTTCTCTTCGGTAACGTCGCACCCGCTGGAAGGCTTCCGGTCACGATGTATCCTGCCACCTACGTCTCTTTACCAATGACAGACATGGGTCTCAGGCCTGATGGGGAGAAGCATCTGGGGAGGACGTATAAGTGGCATGATGGAGCGGTATTGCCGTTCGGACATGGGTTGCACTACACGACGTTTGAGGTGGATGCCAGCTTCGTGCCGGTGGGGTCTTTACACATCAGCGAGATCCTCCACAGCTGTGAGAATGGAGAACGACCTGAGCAGGCCATCATCGGCCACGTCCATCTCAGGGTCCATAATATCGGCAACACAACATCTGACTACGTTGCCCTCGCGTTTCTGCGCGGTGATGGTGGGCCACCGCCGTGGCCGATCAAGGAATTGGTTGGTTATGAGCGACTTCATGATCTGGAGCCAGGGTGTTCTGGAGAGGCTGGGACTGTGGTCTTGCCGATCACGGTGGCTTCACTGAGTCGGTGGGATGAGGAGGGAAGGAGAATCTTATATCCGGGACGGTATACCGTTGCTATTGATACGGAGCCCGAGCTTGCGGGGGTCAGCTTTGAAGTTTTGGGGGAGGAAAGGGTTGTTGAGGTGTGGCCTGAGAGACCGGGGCGTGGGTGA
- a CDS encoding Unsaturated rhamnogalacturonyl hydrolase, translating into MHASTSGPCLNRSRSRLCFRKMKSTVLLAAGATAATAASAKTPGDYLTWAADSFLLHKPAVPTDYHYTTAVLYDGYQAAYNLTKNETYADWSKSQIDGNVVLANGSINDWNMTYYSLDDYRMANNFLWWYNRTGEEKYKTAASIVREQLNRHPQNAEGGFMHRYPIYTDQQWLDGIFMADSFYARWTAQFDADNTTAWDHIVLQFENIEKHCRNETTGLLVHGYDESKTAVWADPITGAAPNVWSRAVGWYFIALLEVIPLIPTAHAGYAKLLEYYTTLAAAIKAHQDEKGGWWLIMNDPYVGAEGNYIESSASAMFTYGLLKGIADGYIADAEYYASAEKGYNLLIEDFVVENKNGTINYDGTVAVGSLSGNGTYEYYIGVPIAINDYKGVGPFMLASQQHLHHCA; encoded by the exons ATGCACGCTTCTACTTCCGGTCCTTGCCTCAATCGTTCTCGATCTCGTCTCTGCTTCCGAAAGATGAAGTCCACAGTCCTCCTCGCCGCAGGCGCCACCGCCGCCACCGCGGCATCAGCAAAGACTCCAGGCGACTACCTCACCTGGGCAGCCGACTCCTTCCTCCTCCACAAACCTGCCGTCCCCACAGACTACCACTACACAACCGCCGTCCTCTACGATGGCTACCAAGCCGCCTACAACCTCACCAAGAACGAGACCTACGCCGATTGGTCAAAGTCGCAGATTGATGGCAATGTCGTCCTTGCCAATGGCAGCATCAATGACTGGAACATGACCTACTACTCCCTGGACGACTATCGCATGGCCAACAACTTCCTCTGGTGGTACAACCGCACCGGCGAGGAGAAGTACAAAACCGCTGCCTCTATCGTCAGAGAGCAGTTGAACCGCCACCCACAAAACGCCGAGGGAGGCTTCATGCATCGCTACCCGATCTACACGGACCAGCAATGGCTCGACGGGATTTTCATGGCTGATTCCTTCTATGCCCGCTGGACGGCGCAATTCGATGCCGATAACACCACCGCGTGGGATCATATTGTGCTGCAATTTGAGAACATCGAGAAGCACTGCAGGAACGAAACAACAGGCCTCCTAGTCCACGGCTACGACGAGAGCAAGACTGCAGTCTGGGCTGATCCCATCACGGGCGCGGCGCCAAATGTCTGGTCCCGCGCTGTGGGATGGTACTTCATCGCCCTCCTCGAAGTAATCCCTCTCATCCCCACCGCACATGCCGGATACGCGAAGCTTCTGGAGTACTACACCACCCTCGCGGCCGCGATCAAGGCGCACCAGGATGAGAAGGGTGGGTGGTGGTTGATTATGAATGACCCGTATGTCGGCGCTGAGGGGAATTACATTGAGAGTAGTGCTAGCGCTATGTTTACGTATGGACTGTTGAAGGGGATTGCGGATGGGTATATTGCTGATGCTGAGTACTACGCGAGTGCGGAGAAGGGGTATAATCTTTTGATTGAGGATTTTGTGGTGGAGAATAAGAATGGGACTATTAACTATGACGGCACTGTGGCAGTTGGGAGTTTGAGTGGGAATGGGACGTATGAG TACTACATTGGCGTCCCGATTGCCATTAACGATTACAAGGGTGTTGGACCGTTCATGTTGGCAAGCCAGCAGCATCTGCACCATTGTGCGTAG